From Mycobacteriales bacterium, one genomic window encodes:
- the polA gene encoding DNA polymerase I, whose protein sequence is MAAGDVGTSPGGGQRLLLLDGHSLAYRAFFALPVENFSTTTGQSTNAVYGFTSMLINVLRDEAPTHVAVAFDVGRKTFRTEAYAEYKATRKETPSEFRGQVDLIKDVLAALTVPALSLDGYEADDLIATLAVQGADAGMDVLIVTGDRDVLQLVNDRITVLMTRKGISDMTRFTPEEVRAKYDLTPAQYPDFAALRGDPSDNLPSIPGVGEKTASKWVRDFGSLDELVARVDEVPGKAGQALRDHLADVIRNRQLTELRRDVPLEVTPAGLQVGQWDREAVHQLFDTLQFRVLRERLYATLSAVEPEADEGFQVEGETLGPDQVAAWLDVHARGTGDHGVAVAGKWGRGTGHVTGVAVAAPDGATAAIDPEQLTAADEQAFAGWLADATVTKVFHDVKGPLLALGARGWTVAGVRSDTALAAYLALPGQRTFDLADLALRYLRRELRAEVQDGQLSLDGSAEADAAQAEMVRARAIVDLAGALDADLERRGGARLLAEVELPLTALLADMERVGIAADVDWLAELEARFAGEVKRVADAAYAVIGHEVNLGSPKQLQEVLFNELGLPKTKKIKTGYTTDADALQELYAKSQHPFLEHLLRHRDVARLKTVVDSLIPMVDDAGRIHTTFNQMVAATGRLSSTDPNLQNIPVRTVEGREIRKAFIVGAGFESLMTADYSQIEMRIMAHLSHDAGLIEAFTSGEDLHTFVAAQAFGIPVDAVEPEQRRRIKAMSYGLAYGLSSFGLAQQLGISTSEAQAQMDAYFARFGGVRDYLKGVVDVARKDGYTETILGRRRYLPDLTSDNMQRRQMAERMALNAPIQGSAADIIKVAMLGVERALREASLSSRLLLQVHDELVLEVAAGEREQIEELVRRQMCSAYVLGDVPLDVSVGYGQNWDAAAH, encoded by the coding sequence ATGGCCGCGGGCGACGTAGGTACCAGTCCGGGAGGCGGTCAGCGACTGCTGCTGCTCGACGGGCACTCGCTGGCGTACCGCGCCTTCTTCGCGTTGCCAGTCGAGAACTTCTCCACCACCACCGGGCAGTCGACGAACGCGGTCTACGGCTTCACCTCGATGCTCATCAATGTCTTGCGCGACGAGGCACCTACGCATGTCGCCGTCGCATTCGACGTCGGGCGCAAGACATTCCGAACCGAGGCCTACGCGGAGTACAAGGCGACCCGCAAGGAGACGCCGAGTGAGTTCCGGGGTCAGGTGGATCTCATCAAGGACGTGCTGGCGGCGCTCACCGTGCCGGCGCTGTCCCTCGACGGGTACGAAGCCGACGACCTCATCGCAACGCTTGCGGTGCAGGGCGCGGACGCCGGGATGGACGTGCTCATCGTCACGGGCGATCGCGACGTACTCCAGCTGGTCAACGACCGCATCACCGTGCTGATGACCCGCAAGGGAATCAGCGACATGACCCGCTTCACGCCGGAAGAGGTGCGGGCGAAGTACGACCTGACGCCCGCGCAGTATCCGGACTTCGCCGCGTTGCGCGGTGATCCGAGCGACAACCTGCCGTCGATCCCGGGCGTCGGTGAGAAGACCGCCTCGAAGTGGGTGCGCGACTTCGGCTCGCTCGACGAGCTCGTGGCGCGGGTCGACGAGGTGCCGGGGAAGGCCGGACAGGCGCTGCGGGATCACCTCGCCGACGTGATCCGCAACCGTCAGCTCACCGAGCTGCGCCGTGACGTGCCGTTGGAGGTGACTCCTGCCGGCCTCCAGGTCGGACAGTGGGACCGGGAGGCCGTCCATCAGCTGTTCGACACGTTGCAGTTCCGGGTGCTGCGCGAGCGGCTGTATGCGACCTTGTCCGCGGTCGAGCCGGAGGCCGACGAGGGCTTCCAGGTCGAAGGCGAGACCCTCGGGCCGGATCAGGTCGCCGCGTGGCTCGACGTACACGCCCGTGGAACGGGTGACCACGGGGTCGCCGTCGCCGGCAAGTGGGGACGCGGCACCGGCCACGTCACCGGGGTCGCCGTCGCTGCGCCGGACGGCGCGACCGCGGCCATCGACCCGGAACAGCTGACCGCCGCCGACGAGCAGGCGTTCGCCGGCTGGCTCGCGGACGCCACGGTCACGAAGGTGTTCCACGACGTCAAAGGCCCGTTGCTCGCTCTGGGTGCCCGTGGTTGGACGGTCGCCGGCGTACGAAGTGACACCGCCTTGGCGGCGTACCTCGCGTTGCCGGGCCAGCGGACGTTCGATCTCGCTGACCTGGCGTTGCGATACCTGCGCCGTGAGCTGCGCGCCGAGGTCCAGGACGGCCAGCTCTCCCTCGACGGCTCAGCAGAGGCGGACGCGGCTCAGGCGGAGATGGTGCGCGCCCGGGCGATCGTTGACCTCGCCGGCGCCCTCGACGCCGACCTGGAGCGGCGAGGCGGCGCCCGGCTGCTGGCGGAGGTCGAGCTGCCGTTGACCGCGTTGCTCGCCGACATGGAACGGGTCGGCATCGCCGCTGACGTCGACTGGCTGGCGGAGCTCGAGGCCCGCTTTGCGGGCGAGGTGAAGCGTGTCGCCGACGCGGCGTACGCGGTCATCGGGCACGAGGTGAACCTCGGGTCGCCGAAGCAGCTGCAAGAGGTGCTGTTCAACGAGCTCGGCCTGCCGAAGACGAAGAAGATCAAGACCGGCTACACGACCGACGCGGACGCGTTGCAGGAGCTGTACGCGAAGTCGCAGCACCCGTTCCTCGAGCATCTGCTCCGGCATCGCGATGTGGCGCGGCTCAAGACCGTCGTCGACTCGCTGATCCCGATGGTCGACGACGCCGGGCGCATCCACACCACCTTCAACCAGATGGTCGCGGCGACGGGCCGGCTGTCGAGCACGGATCCGAACCTGCAGAACATTCCGGTCCGCACCGTCGAGGGCCGGGAGATCCGCAAGGCGTTCATCGTGGGGGCGGGCTTCGAGTCGCTGATGACCGCGGACTACTCCCAGATCGAGATGCGGATCATGGCCCACCTGTCTCACGACGCCGGGCTCATCGAGGCGTTCACGTCGGGTGAGGACCTGCACACCTTCGTGGCGGCGCAGGCCTTCGGCATCCCGGTCGACGCGGTCGAGCCCGAGCAGCGGCGGCGGATCAAGGCGATGTCCTACGGTTTGGCGTACGGGTTGTCGTCGTTCGGCCTCGCCCAGCAGCTGGGGATCTCGACGAGTGAGGCGCAGGCCCAGATGGACGCCTACTTCGCGCGGTTCGGCGGGGTGCGGGACTACCTCAAGGGCGTGGTCGACGTCGCCCGCAAGGACGGCTACACCGAGACGATCCTCGGCCGGCGCCGCTACCTGCCCGATCTGACGAGCGACAACATGCAGCGCCGGCAGATGGCCGAGCGCATGGCGCTCAACGCTCCGATCCAGGGTTCAGCGGCGGACATCATCAAGGTCGCGATGCTCGGTGTCGAGCGGGCGCTGCGGGAGGCGTCGCTGTCCTCGCGGCTCCTGCTGCAGGTGCATGACGAGCTCGTCCTCGAGGTCGCCGCAGGCGAGCGCGAGCAGATCGAGGAGCTGGTCCGCCGACAGATGTGTTCGGCGTACGTCCTCGGTGACGTCCCGCTCGACGTCTCGGTCGGCTACGGCCAGAACTGGGACGCCGCCGCCCACTAA
- a CDS encoding hotdog fold thioesterase, which translates to MTDNPPEATLPDLPERMGIEFLEFGADRMVARMPVEGNRQPYGLLHGGASCVLAETLGSVGAAIHAGEGRIAVGIEINATHHRSATEGYVTGVATPLHLGRTLATYEIVITDEQDRRVCTARLTALLRDAT; encoded by the coding sequence GTGACTGACAACCCGCCTGAGGCGACGCTGCCCGATCTGCCCGAGCGCATGGGGATCGAGTTCCTCGAGTTCGGCGCAGACCGCATGGTGGCGCGCATGCCGGTCGAGGGCAACCGCCAGCCCTACGGTCTGCTTCACGGCGGGGCGTCGTGCGTGCTGGCCGAGACCCTCGGCTCGGTCGGTGCCGCGATCCACGCCGGGGAAGGCCGCATTGCGGTCGGCATCGAGATCAACGCCACCCATCATCGATCGGCCACCGAGGGTTACGTCACCGGCGTGGCGACCCCACTGCACCTGGGCCGAACGCTCGCCACCTACGAGATCGTCATCACCGACGAGCAGGACCGGCGGGTCTGCACCGCGCGGCTCACCGCGCTGCTGCGCGACGCGACCT